Proteins encoded within one genomic window of Spodoptera frugiperda isolate SF20-4 chromosome 7, AGI-APGP_CSIRO_Sfru_2.0, whole genome shotgun sequence:
- the LOC118266203 gene encoding proton-coupled amino acid transporter-like protein CG1139 — MAAFERVSGFYVKPHNFLDRLDIRKIRLPPIAPNDDNYDPLDHRNPQAPIKPWMAYFNMLRSLFGPGVLIMPLAISQAGLIFGPILGLFYGLLLVHTHIMLLKSLTEIARQLKIPYISYRYGFRLAVLHGPPIFKGLGKRGPQIIAVFMFMSQLGICTIFVILTSDSLKDLMDWESNNTALLVLLPPFLMLEFCMKSLSTVSYIALAGTMLNLIGLTLVIYQTLSDPAKIYKYAAHDLMPIMYACGAYLCNLSAVGVILQLDKNLKNPRIMTSKFGVIPVGMLVPTVVCMVVGGLGYWSFGTMEENVLRVLPLDEVTALIILSVYVISVTFAYPIQCYPAIAVVIEVIKYHDPLAVPEAKMLHRIETFGRPLFVLLTFTICYFVPFQAPFVAFTGNLCTSMMSVVFPALMDTCLKYPSHYGYMNFHLIKNLLLIALGLFNWIVGAFMCGYIIHVRILARNSPNNPGFY; from the exons AT GGCGGCATTTGAGCGAGTCAGTGGATTTTACGTGAAGCCACATAATTTTCTCGATAGACTCGACATTAGAAAAATCCGCCTACCTCCGATAGCTCCTAATGATGATAACTATGATCCTCTTGACCACAGGAATCCTCAAGCTCccataaa ACCATGGATGGCATACTTCAACATGCTGAGGTCTCTGTTTGGCCCCGGTGTACTGATTATGCCTTTAGCCATAAGTCAGGCTGGCCTCATCTTCGGGCCTATTCTAGGCCTCTTTTATGGACTACTGCTAGTACATACACACATCATGTTG TTAAAGAGTCTAACTGAGATAGCGAGACAGCTGAAAATACCATACATATCGTATAGATACGGTTTTCGCTTGGCAGTGCTTCATGGTCCGCCCATATTCAAGGGCCTTGGAAAACGTGGTCC ACAAATCATAgcagtatttatgtttatgagtcAGCTTGGAATTTGCACAATTTTCGTAATTCTAACCTCGGACAGTCTGAAAGAT CTCATGGACTGGGAGAGCAACAATACAGCACTGTTAGTGTTGCTGCCTCCTTTCCTAATGTTAGAGTTTTGCATGAAAAGCTTGTCCACTGTCAGTTACATCGCATTGGCAG GTACTATGTTGAATTTAATAGGATTAACACTAGTGATATATCAGACATTAAGTGATCCCGCGAAGATATACAAATACGCAGCCCATGATTTGATGCCCATAATGTACGCGTGTGGCGCGTACCTATGTAACTTAAGTGCAGTCGGAGTG ATCCTACAACTGGACAAAAATTTGAAGAATCCTAGAATAATGACGAGCAAGTTTGGCGTGATCCCTGTTGGTATGTTGGTGCCCACCGTGGTCTGCATGGTTGTTGGGGGCCTGGGCTACTGGTCCTTCGGCACCATGGAGGAGAACGTCCTCCGAGTACTCCCGCTTGACGAAGT AACAGCATTGATCATTCTCTCCGTTTACGTGATATCTGTGACGTTCGCATACCCCATACAATGTTACCCAGCCATCGCCGTGGTAATAGAAGTAATCAAGTACCATGATCCGTTGGCTGTTCCTGAAGCTAAAATGCTGCATAGAATAGAGACCTTTGGACGACCGCTGTTCGTACTGTTAACCT TTACGATCTGCTATTTCGTGCCATTCCAAGCTCCATTCGTTGCGTTCACGGGTAACCTCTGCACCTCAATGATGTCTGTGGTCTTCCCAGCTCTGATGGACACCTGCCTGAAGTACCCTAGCCACTACGGTTACATGAACTTCCATTTAATCAAGAACCTTCTTCTCATTGCCTTAGGCCTCTTCAACTGGATCGTAGGCGCATTCATGTGTGGTTATATTATTCACGTAAGGATTCTCGCGAGAAATTCGCCAAACAATCctggtttttattaa